From one Aquicella lusitana genomic stretch:
- a CDS encoding c-type cytochrome — MKKFIQKIFAMNKIVMVILFLAICAGLYTLTGIVSNVKQMAAAYSQAYFFPTYPAYSTQGKTADEIALIKRGEYLVKVGDCIACHTNSAKKSPAFAGGLAMQTPFGVIYTPNITPDKETGIGGWNDDMFIKAMHEGISPSGEYYYPAFPYLYFSIVTFDDLKAIKAYLNSIPAVHQKNHPNDMVWPFNWRFLQLGWRLLFFDTPKNGTFKPDPKQSEQWNRGAYFVEGLGHCGMCHTPSYYMISKQLPLGAPIRKYNLTGANIQGYVAPNITKTNLNAIPDEELIKVFTQYQLIGGGKVKGPMYEAVHDSLSHLTRADLLAMITYLKSVESKMPPQPDVSEGAVGQYIYNSYCSACHNYGVGGATKFGDAASWGPLVRSGIDKLYAVAISGGGNMPAKGTCLTCSDLEIKYAVDYMVAASMKGAKPISPPTRLGAESGEQIYQEYCSSCHTTGKNNAPKLGDQQAWKPIVDAGFLSAYRNVVAGRKGHPPHGGCTHCNDEELLAAIKYIMQKGAPHKNYQLW, encoded by the coding sequence GTGAAAAAATTCATTCAAAAAATTTTTGCCATGAATAAAATCGTTATGGTTATTTTGTTTCTGGCGATCTGCGCCGGTCTTTATACGTTGACAGGTATCGTTTCCAACGTAAAACAGATGGCGGCCGCTTATAGTCAGGCTTATTTTTTTCCAACTTATCCGGCTTATTCTACGCAAGGAAAAACAGCCGATGAAATCGCACTCATCAAGCGCGGCGAATATCTGGTAAAAGTGGGCGACTGTATTGCATGCCATACCAATTCGGCGAAAAAGAGCCCTGCCTTCGCTGGCGGACTCGCCATGCAGACACCCTTCGGCGTCATTTATACCCCCAATATCACGCCAGATAAGGAAACAGGCATAGGAGGCTGGAATGATGACATGTTCATTAAAGCCATGCACGAAGGCATTTCTCCCAGCGGTGAGTATTATTATCCGGCCTTCCCTTACCTTTATTTCAGCATTGTCACTTTTGATGATTTAAAAGCGATTAAAGCTTATCTGAATAGTATTCCAGCGGTACACCAGAAAAACCATCCAAACGATATGGTTTGGCCTTTTAACTGGCGGTTTTTACAACTGGGTTGGCGTTTATTATTTTTTGATACTCCTAAAAATGGCACATTTAAGCCAGATCCCAAACAATCTGAGCAATGGAATCGCGGCGCCTATTTTGTTGAAGGATTGGGTCATTGCGGTATGTGCCACACTCCCTCTTATTATATGATCAGCAAACAGCTTCCCTTAGGCGCGCCGATTCGTAAATACAACCTGACTGGAGCCAATATTCAAGGCTACGTGGCACCAAATATCACCAAGACGAATCTAAATGCCATCCCCGACGAAGAGCTCATTAAAGTCTTTACCCAGTATCAACTCATTGGCGGCGGCAAGGTAAAAGGGCCGATGTATGAAGCCGTTCATGATAGTCTGAGTCATTTAACCCGCGCTGATTTGTTAGCTATGATTACCTATTTAAAAAGCGTGGAAAGTAAAATGCCGCCTCAACCGGATGTGAGCGAAGGCGCAGTAGGCCAGTATATTTATAATAGTTATTGTTCCGCCTGTCATAATTATGGCGTAGGTGGCGCAACCAAATTTGGTGACGCCGCGAGCTGGGGACCGCTTGTCCGAAGCGGCATAGACAAACTCTACGCGGTCGCAATCAGTGGTGGAGGCAATATGCCTGCCAAGGGAACCTGTCTCACTTGCAGTGATCTTGAAATCAAATATGCGGTTGATTACATGGTTGCGGCCTCCATGAAAGGAGCCAAACCCATCAGTCCACCGACCCGATTAGGCGCAGAAAGTGGTGAACAGATTTACCAGGAATATTGCAGCAGCTGTCATACCACAGGAAAAAATAACGCGCCTAAACTCGGTGATCAACAAGCCTGGAAACCCATTGTAGATGCCGGATTCTTGAGTGCTTATAGAAATGTGGTGGCTGGTCGCAAAGGACATCCACCGCATGGTGGCTGTACACATTGCAACGACGAGGAATTACTTGCCGCCATAAAATACATCATGCAAAAGGGAGCGCCACATAAAAATTATCAGTTATGGTGA
- a CDS encoding c-type cytochrome → MQKRTKSYLIVLIFALSGVCGFSLSLYQYSAGANSAVDAIRVTQTVHYPAIRVRQLLGDPQAGEKIFNEFCATCHAAPPLVDVNAPRIGDKKRWQTLRRVNTKTLLAITLKGAGAMPARGGCFECSDEQLQAAIQYMVDKSK, encoded by the coding sequence ATGCAAAAACGAACTAAATCCTATTTGATTGTGTTGATCTTCGCGCTGAGCGGCGTGTGCGGTTTTAGCCTGTCTTTATATCAATACAGTGCCGGCGCAAATAGCGCAGTGGATGCGATTCGTGTCACACAAACTGTTCACTATCCAGCGATCCGCGTCAGGCAGTTGCTGGGTGATCCGCAGGCAGGCGAGAAAATTTTTAATGAATTCTGCGCTACCTGCCATGCGGCACCGCCGCTTGTTGATGTGAACGCACCGCGCATAGGGGATAAAAAAAGGTGGCAAACGCTGCGCCGGGTAAATACCAAGACGCTTCTTGCCATCACCCTTAAAGGCGCTGGTGCAATGCCAGCGCGAGGCGGTTGTTTTGAATGCAGTGATGAGCAATTGCAGGCTGCGATTCAGTATATGGTGGACAAAAGTAAATAG
- a CDS encoding TlpA disulfide reductase family protein, whose protein sequence is MQLLKTKSIDIAIRQISVFEIIAVKLKIALLLVAGTLLFGCSQGEEQVWTDTQGNPIPLSMWKGKWVIINYWASWCDGCIEEIPELNRFYQHNQDKNVLLYGVNYDHLTAQETQQAASKAGIQFPVIIDDPNPVMQLGEITVVPTTFIINPAGKLVKTITGINTEKSLHDTLKTLQNAKTN, encoded by the coding sequence ATGCAGCTTTTAAAAACAAAATCAATAGACATTGCCATTCGGCAAATAAGTGTGTTCGAAATAATCGCGGTAAAATTGAAAATAGCACTTCTGTTAGTCGCAGGTACTTTGTTATTCGGTTGCTCACAGGGCGAAGAGCAGGTATGGACTGACACACAGGGCAATCCTATTCCACTTTCGATGTGGAAAGGCAAATGGGTAATTATCAACTATTGGGCGAGTTGGTGCGATGGTTGTATTGAAGAGATTCCTGAGCTAAACCGATTTTATCAGCATAACCAGGACAAAAATGTTTTACTCTATGGCGTTAATTACGATCATTTAACAGCGCAGGAAACCCAACAAGCAGCAAGTAAAGCAGGTATTCAATTTCCTGTCATTATCGATGATCCCAATCCTGTTATGCAACTGGGTGAAATCACCGTCGTCCCTACGACGTTTATTATTAATCCTGCAGGTAAGTTGGTAAAAACCATCACAGGTATTAATACTGAAAAATCTTTACATGACACCTTGAAAACGTTGCAAAATGCAAAAACGAACTAA
- a CDS encoding SCO family protein: protein MIPASHLLPQILRDIGHWFFFGFSHCAMVCPVTLAALREMYETLQLALGVAKLPQIVFVSIDPERDTLQRLNEYISAFHPRFIGARADRQETESLMRQLRVVSMKMQMEDDAGRYSFDHSSDIFVFNPAGQLQAYLTYPHQAKQLVKDYQSILTVSADLT from the coding sequence ATCATACCGGCAAGCCATTTACTTCCACAAATCTTAAGGGACATTGGACATTGGTTTTTTTTTGGATTTTCTCATTGCGCGATGGTGTGTCCCGTGACCCTGGCTGCATTGAGAGAAATGTATGAGACCTTGCAGTTGGCATTAGGAGTGGCCAAACTGCCGCAAATTGTTTTTGTCTCGATAGATCCTGAAAGAGATACACTGCAGCGTTTAAATGAGTATATCAGTGCATTTCATCCGCGTTTTATAGGTGCAAGAGCAGACCGGCAGGAAACGGAATCCTTGATGCGACAATTGCGGGTGGTCTCAATGAAAATGCAGATGGAGGATGATGCTGGTCGTTATTCGTTCGATCATAGCAGTGATATTTTTGTGTTTAACCCTGCAGGCCAATTGCAGGCTTATTTGACTTACCCGCACCAGGCAAAGCAGCTGGTCAAGGATTACCAGTCTATTTTAACTGTGTCAGCAGATTTAACTTAA
- a CDS encoding cytochrome c oxidase assembly protein — MTDGQRKDGVVKKNKRMTLILAGGVLFMFGFSYLLVPIYNIVCKQIGFNGKGANSASVMAADMRVDTSRTIKVEFATVVNSALDFKFTPLYRTVEMHPGETRLVYFYAENLTGKGKTIQAVPSVTPADAARFLKKTECFCFTQQYFYKGEKADMPVSFFIDPAIPNNIKEITLSYTLFDASGYEKKQPQFRKGRINL; from the coding sequence ATGACAGACGGCCAGAGAAAGGATGGGGTTGTAAAAAAGAACAAACGCATGACGCTAATACTGGCTGGTGGTGTGCTGTTTATGTTTGGTTTCAGTTATCTTTTGGTTCCTATTTATAATATCGTCTGCAAACAAATTGGTTTTAATGGCAAAGGAGCAAACTCAGCTTCTGTTATGGCTGCAGATATGCGGGTAGATACGTCCAGAACCATTAAAGTTGAATTCGCTACTGTCGTAAACAGTGCGCTGGATTTTAAATTTACGCCACTTTATCGCACCGTTGAAATGCATCCTGGTGAAACCCGGTTGGTTTATTTTTATGCCGAGAATTTAACCGGCAAGGGAAAAACCATACAAGCTGTGCCCAGTGTGACGCCTGCTGATGCGGCACGTTTTTTAAAGAAGACAGAGTGTTTCTGTTTTACCCAACAATATTTTTATAAGGGTGAAAAAGCAGATATGCCGGTTTCTTTTTTTATTGATCCCGCCATTCCCAACAACATCAAAGAAATCACTTTGTCTTACACGCTGTTTGACGCCAGTGGTTATGAAAAAAAACAGCCTCAGTTTAGAAAAGGTCGAATTAATTTATAA
- a CDS encoding cytochrome c oxidase subunit 3: MDNKTNKYYLPSPSSWPLIGSIALFCTLAGIAHWLHEAWYGPYLTLFGFFLLVYTIHGWFGEVIHENRQGLLSSEQVEHSFRLGMFWFIFSEAMFFGAFFGALFYIRVFVIPDLGDPQSVTHILLWPDFTGSWPLFANPDPSTFAAPQSVMNTWGIPAINTLVLLTSAVTITIAHWALLKGHRQTMLLTQLLTILLGITFLILQANEYGEAYFEKSLTLASGIYGTTFFMLTGFHGLHVTIGTIALCVIFYRMLKRDFTPHNLFAFEAISWYWHFVDIVWLLLFVFVYWI; this comes from the coding sequence ATGGATAATAAGACAAATAAATATTATCTTCCCTCGCCCAGCAGCTGGCCGCTCATAGGCTCTATTGCTCTTTTTTGCACGCTGGCAGGTATTGCTCACTGGCTACATGAAGCTTGGTATGGTCCCTATTTAACGCTGTTTGGCTTCTTCCTGCTTGTCTACACCATTCATGGCTGGTTTGGTGAAGTCATACACGAAAATCGACAAGGGCTATTAAGTAGTGAACAAGTCGAGCACTCTTTTCGCTTGGGGATGTTCTGGTTTATCTTCTCCGAAGCCATGTTCTTTGGCGCATTTTTTGGCGCACTTTTTTATATACGCGTGTTTGTTATTCCCGATCTTGGCGACCCACAAAGTGTTACGCATATTTTACTCTGGCCTGATTTCACCGGGAGTTGGCCACTTTTTGCCAATCCGGACCCAAGCACTTTCGCGGCTCCGCAATCCGTGATGAACACCTGGGGCATTCCGGCGATTAATACGTTAGTGCTATTAACGAGTGCAGTCACGATTACCATTGCGCATTGGGCTTTATTAAAAGGCCATCGTCAAACTATGCTGCTCACTCAACTCTTGACGATTCTATTGGGTATCACCTTTCTTATTCTGCAGGCGAATGAATATGGTGAGGCGTACTTTGAAAAATCACTTACACTTGCATCGGGTATTTATGGGACGACTTTTTTCATGTTAACAGGCTTCCACGGCTTGCATGTTACCATTGGTACCATCGCGCTATGTGTGATTTTTTACCGCATGTTAAAGCGTGATTTTACTCCACATAACCTGTTTGCCTTTGAAGCTATTTCCTGGTATTGGCATTTTGTCGACATTGTATGGTTATTGTTATTCGTATTTGTTTACTGGATTTAA
- a CDS encoding DUF6496 domain-containing protein: protein MPRKYGKSAQKEVKREMRRYKKGTAHSGTKHKPVKSRKQAIAIGLSKARKKGAKVPKKSSRK, encoded by the coding sequence ATGCCAAGAAAATATGGAAAGAGTGCACAAAAGGAGGTCAAAAGGGAAATGCGCCGATACAAAAAGGGGACTGCGCATAGTGGCACAAAGCATAAGCCAGTGAAAAGCAGAAAGCAGGCCATTGCAATTGGCTTATCCAAGGCTCGAAAAAAAGGCGCAAAGGTGCCAAAAAAATCCTCTCGAAAATAA
- a CDS encoding type 1 glutamine amidotransferase domain-containing protein, protein MKKSIKKAKFAFLLCDGFEESEMTEPRKALEKAGATVHLISPGTNKVQAFRHHKRSREYPVHVKLEAAKAGDYDAVVLPGGVINPDKLRTYKKAIKFIIAFFKHKKLIAAICHGPQTLIETGKLKGYKMTSYHSIKTDLKNAGATWQNKKVIVDRNLITSRQPQDIPAFNKAILKQFGK, encoded by the coding sequence ATGAAAAAATCGATTAAAAAAGCAAAATTCGCCTTTTTACTTTGCGATGGATTTGAAGAATCAGAAATGACTGAGCCTCGGAAGGCGCTGGAAAAGGCGGGTGCAACGGTGCATTTGATCTCTCCCGGAACGAATAAAGTTCAAGCATTCAGGCATCACAAGCGGAGCAGGGAATACCCTGTGCACGTCAAGCTAGAGGCAGCAAAGGCGGGAGACTACGATGCTGTCGTATTGCCGGGTGGGGTGATCAATCCGGATAAGTTGAGAACTTATAAGAAAGCGATTAAGTTTATTATTGCGTTTTTCAAGCATAAAAAATTGATTGCTGCCATTTGTCATGGCCCGCAGACGTTAATAGAAACCGGGAAATTGAAAGGGTACAAAATGACTTCGTACCATTCAATAAAGACAGATCTCAAAAATGCAGGCGCCACCTGGCAAAATAAAAAGGTTATTGTGGATAGAAATCTCATTACTAGCCGTCAACCCCAGGATATACCTGCTTTCAATAAGGCTATTCTTAAGCAATTTGGCAAGTAA
- a CDS encoding protein-glutamine glutaminase family protein, whose protein sequence is MLDKRRIKLAGAGFIFFSALMQIVFAANNAASILDASINWADESSKLKLLATVPQWDNQAMTALFDVYRHAERYQLPPVKDDKQYNIRFLNAFWGPLSNPFVKYPRPVKAFIFFDKSAQQQEISGPSVSTYMVPLIHNTTDNNYYIFDKSQAKPMLLNDWVNNLREAQHYPGAVRFNICDGYGDLPTDVCQQKNYQEETKDMDRDSGINLLHKPKIPSAYRPIQEDWTSRIDQSRLAQRLGMGGGSIYEQSIDWNNLDARNKLLNTVVSWPNFQTIKANFEKIRDIRYFQDEDYPGFARRVTWLYPDDGCWTRASAVIKDLFGPFNNIANNFTRPSKVFAFGNLCANTSNSPSGRVTWWYHTAPIVRDAETNLTYVLDPAVSPRVPLTMENWIAAITSRSDACAKSRSSIDTFNICNGYGTGPYNSCNDPTKVDYTTEVDAMLDQSFYRYEERSRQQELGRDANAVLGNQPPWINANN, encoded by the coding sequence ATGTTAGACAAGAGACGAATAAAGCTAGCTGGCGCTGGTTTTATATTTTTTTCTGCTTTGATGCAAATAGTATTCGCAGCAAATAACGCTGCATCGATTCTTGATGCCAGTATCAACTGGGCAGACGAAAGTAGCAAATTAAAACTGCTGGCGACAGTGCCGCAATGGGACAATCAGGCAATGACCGCTTTATTTGATGTCTATCGTCATGCCGAGCGTTACCAATTGCCGCCTGTCAAGGATGACAAACAGTATAACATAAGATTTTTGAACGCCTTTTGGGGCCCTTTATCTAACCCATTTGTTAAATATCCAAGGCCGGTAAAAGCTTTTATTTTTTTTGACAAATCCGCACAACAACAGGAAATAAGTGGTCCTTCCGTTAGTACTTATATGGTTCCGCTTATTCATAACACCACAGATAACAATTATTATATTTTTGATAAAAGCCAGGCAAAGCCTATGCTATTAAATGACTGGGTCAATAACCTGCGTGAAGCGCAGCATTATCCTGGTGCCGTGCGTTTTAATATTTGTGATGGCTACGGTGATTTGCCCACGGATGTTTGCCAGCAGAAAAACTATCAGGAAGAAACCAAAGACATGGATAGGGATTCCGGGATAAACCTGCTTCATAAACCAAAAATCCCGAGTGCATACCGTCCCATTCAGGAGGATTGGACATCACGGATTGATCAATCCCGTTTGGCTCAGCGGCTTGGCATGGGTGGTGGCAGTATCTACGAACAAAGCATTGACTGGAATAATCTGGACGCAAGAAATAAATTGCTTAATACTGTAGTCAGCTGGCCCAACTTCCAGACGATTAAAGCCAATTTTGAGAAAATAAGGGATATAAGATATTTTCAAGATGAGGATTATCCAGGATTTGCTCGCCGCGTCACCTGGCTTTATCCCGATGATGGCTGCTGGACAAGGGCTTCGGCAGTGATCAAGGATTTGTTTGGACCGTTTAATAATATTGCAAATAACTTTACACGGCCATCCAAGGTTTTTGCATTTGGTAATCTCTGCGCGAATACATCTAACTCTCCTTCAGGACGAGTGACATGGTGGTACCACACGGCGCCTATTGTCAGAGATGCTGAAACAAACCTCACTTACGTATTGGACCCCGCTGTCAGTCCGCGTGTGCCGCTCACCATGGAAAATTGGATAGCGGCTATTACTTCACGATCGGATGCATGCGCAAAATCGCGTAGTTCCATTGACACTTTTAATATTTGTAATGGTTATGGTACGGGGCCATATAACAGCTGTAATGATCCAACCAAGGTGGACTACACTACGGAAGTTGACGCCATGCTAGATCAGTCCTTCTACCGTTACGAAGAGCGTTCCAGACAGCAGGAATTAGGTCGTGATGCAAATGCAGTACTAGGCAATCAACCGCCATGGATAAATGCAAATAATTAA
- a CDS encoding choline/ethanolamine kinase family protein, with protein sequence MKTRNAKVPDISNIPSGANKEKILEKAELLNKLSIFNNTPSSLQYVPIETLEYLGGCSNHAIRAKIQGKDSQREFLIRLPGSQSELMIDRASEKYNTDIVADLELCPRILESYDKGELNGFKVEEFLQGKSLNFDNFKTFQDKALAALKKVHDCGKIFKTEYNIFDRIIMMCETLKANGIKFLAYNKREKQVSLDRIIEVIESLKKKAADLFGQPNLVPCHNDISPFNFMLVSDQEKKDEIQIIDWEYSGMNDRMVDLAYIASENGYTSRTEVEKLLTSYFNKTPEKEDIDKVLFYIPLIDLKVSVWALMQVHMRNESKEIEGLRKGWGPERFAKFIERTQSPDFQAVVAQLDTEFLLKPKE encoded by the coding sequence ATGAAAACTCGTAATGCAAAAGTTCCTGATATTTCAAATATTCCTTCCGGAGCGAATAAAGAAAAAATCCTTGAAAAAGCTGAATTGTTAAATAAGTTAAGTATTTTTAATAACACACCATCTTCCCTGCAATATGTTCCTATAGAAACGTTGGAATATTTGGGCGGCTGTTCGAATCATGCAATACGTGCTAAAATTCAAGGAAAAGATAGCCAGAGAGAATTTCTAATACGCCTGCCGGGTTCACAATCAGAATTAATGATAGATCGGGCCTCTGAAAAATATAACACAGATATTGTTGCCGATTTAGAATTATGTCCTCGCATATTGGAATCATATGACAAAGGTGAATTAAACGGCTTTAAAGTTGAGGAGTTTTTGCAGGGAAAATCACTTAATTTCGATAATTTCAAAACTTTTCAAGACAAAGCGTTAGCCGCTTTAAAAAAAGTTCATGATTGCGGAAAGATTTTTAAAACAGAATATAATATTTTTGATCGTATTATTATGATGTGTGAAACTTTAAAAGCCAACGGTATAAAATTTCTAGCTTATAATAAAAGAGAAAAGCAAGTCTCGCTAGATCGCATTATTGAAGTCATTGAGTCTTTAAAAAAGAAAGCCGCTGATTTGTTTGGGCAACCCAATTTAGTTCCCTGCCATAATGATATATCGCCCTTTAATTTTATGCTTGTTTCTGACCAGGAAAAGAAGGATGAAATTCAAATTATTGATTGGGAATACTCAGGAATGAACGACCGTATGGTTGATCTTGCTTATATTGCAAGTGAAAATGGATATACTTCAAGAACAGAGGTAGAAAAATTATTAACATCATATTTCAATAAAACTCCTGAAAAAGAAGACATTGACAAAGTTCTCTTTTATATTCCCTTAATAGATCTTAAGGTTTCTGTTTGGGCTTTAATGCAGGTACATATGAGAAATGAGTCAAAAGAAATTGAGGGACTGAGAAAAGGATGGGGTCCGGAACGTTTTGCTAAATTTATAGAAAGAACACAATCCCCTGATTTTCAGGCTGTTGTTGCGCAATTAGATACAGAATTTCTTTTAAAACCAAAAGAGTGA
- a CDS encoding FAD-dependent monooxygenase: MNDLLPVLIVGAGPTGLMAACELARRGIAFRIIDKNTDRVLTSNAAWIQAGTMELLGTLGLAESFLKVGHPCHAINLYIGGEPLTQISFNGINSTYPFILMLPQSETERLLIEYMKTFNQHVEYSTELIDLQQNDDVILATVKLANGTIETIMCQYLLGCDGANSTVRTRCGIFFPGEDLTEQFVVADAQIDSYMAKDEVHVFVDKETVFIASPLSGNQYRIIANLHLTYPRKFFTEREVIEIAQERAHGAYYVKNASWISPFWIHGKIAKIMRKHSIFLLGDAAHTHSPVGGQGMNTGMQDACNLAWKLALVINGKAKSRLLDSYQAERQPIVQEVVNQTEDFTKMILFDKTTLAKLRKFSKAIQQDTTLSQAIATQIAQIHIQYKDSPIIEYGTREHSPKPGERAPNVFISSSEHLFDYFQNPLHNVLLFMGTSVLSESNQKAIRLFQQSLSPYSDLIKLHIIALSALDNVDATIIDRDGIIHKKYAVEKPALFIVRPDQVISYYTDQLDPSSLNVFFENFYAT; the protein is encoded by the coding sequence ATGAATGACTTATTACCTGTCTTGATTGTGGGTGCAGGGCCCACCGGATTAATGGCTGCCTGCGAGCTGGCTCGTCGTGGTATTGCTTTTCGTATCATTGATAAAAATACTGACCGTGTTCTCACCTCTAATGCAGCCTGGATCCAGGCGGGAACAATGGAATTATTGGGAACGCTTGGGCTGGCAGAATCTTTTCTGAAAGTAGGCCATCCCTGCCATGCTATCAATCTTTATATCGGCGGAGAACCATTAACGCAAATTTCCTTCAACGGGATTAATTCAACCTATCCATTTATTTTGATGCTGCCTCAGAGTGAAACAGAACGTTTACTCATTGAGTACATGAAAACATTTAATCAGCATGTCGAATATTCCACCGAACTGATCGACCTTCAACAAAACGATGATGTGATCCTTGCCACCGTTAAACTTGCGAATGGCACGATTGAAACGATTATGTGTCAATATCTGCTTGGCTGTGACGGCGCTAATAGCACTGTTCGAACCCGATGCGGAATTTTTTTTCCAGGCGAAGATTTAACAGAACAATTTGTGGTGGCAGATGCTCAAATTGATTCTTACATGGCAAAAGATGAAGTGCATGTTTTTGTTGATAAGGAAACAGTATTTATCGCTTCACCTTTAAGCGGCAATCAATATCGCATCATTGCTAATCTGCATCTTACCTATCCCAGGAAATTTTTTACCGAGCGTGAGGTTATCGAGATTGCACAGGAACGCGCACACGGTGCTTATTATGTTAAAAATGCGTCTTGGATATCTCCTTTCTGGATCCATGGCAAAATAGCCAAAATTATGCGAAAGCATTCCATATTTTTACTGGGCGACGCAGCTCACACCCATTCCCCAGTAGGTGGCCAGGGAATGAATACCGGTATGCAGGATGCTTGTAATTTAGCCTGGAAACTTGCTTTGGTGATTAACGGCAAAGCCAAGTCCAGATTACTGGATAGCTATCAGGCAGAGCGGCAACCTATCGTACAGGAGGTTGTAAATCAAACAGAAGATTTTACGAAAATGATTTTATTTGATAAAACGACGTTGGCGAAATTACGTAAATTCAGCAAGGCAATACAGCAAGATACAACTTTATCCCAAGCCATTGCTACGCAAATAGCTCAAATTCATATTCAGTATAAAGATAGTCCCATTATTGAGTATGGAACGCGTGAGCATTCACCTAAGCCTGGCGAGCGAGCGCCCAATGTTTTTATAAGTTCCTCAGAACATCTTTTTGATTACTTCCAAAATCCATTACACAACGTATTATTATTTATGGGCACTTCAGTATTATCTGAATCAAATCAGAAAGCAATACGGTTATTCCAGCAATCATTAAGCCCATATTCAGATTTGATAAAATTACATATCATCGCATTGTCAGCGCTTGATAATGTAGATGCCACTATTATAGATCGAGACGGCATTATTCATAAAAAATATGCAGTGGAAAAACCCGCTTTATTTATTGTCCGCCCAGACCAGGTTATTAGTTATTATACAGACCAGCTTGACCCTTCTTCATTGAATGTGTTTTTTGAAAATTTTTATGCAACATGA